From the Gadus chalcogrammus isolate NIFS_2021 chromosome 15, NIFS_Gcha_1.0, whole genome shotgun sequence genome, one window contains:
- the LOC130405226 gene encoding GDNF family receptor alpha-like, which translates to MDWKASNLLGVVSSDGGSCLKRIGTCLADPVCNRNLWPLLEACGEERCDGTRCRGASRHFYGGLPASVADLLVMCDCGPGEKDCQRMAARLHSGTCGGEMWSCQEGVSHCWTDQSCRQRLKSFTSKCWDAESATCGEYDDGNEECVWQMEPALLLSGEAECRTAFLALMGTPLQYPCTCTGLNSRERQRCDTVSNVLQNRSRFTGLWPTLVDSNKTFDTGESKSDGHTWVTGHLLYGLIYLALIVIVILVTTGILCKSGVLRKKGQTQFHPQGKPTCVAIL; encoded by the exons ATGGACTGGAAAGCCAGCAATTTACTCGGCGTCG TGTCCAGCGACGGTGGGTCCTGCCTGAAGCGGATCGGGACGTGTCTCGCCGACCCGGTCTGCAACCGGAACCTCTGGCCGCTGCTGGAGGCGTGCGGCGAGGAGCGGTGCGACGGCACGCGCTGTCGGGGCGCGTCCCGGCACTTCTACGGGGGCCTGCCCGCGTCCGTGGCCGACCTGCTGGTGATGTGTGACTGCGGGCCCGGGGAGAAGGACTGCCAGCGCATGGCCGCCAGGCTGCACAGTGGCACGTGCGGCGGTGAAATGTGGAGTTGTCAGGAAGGGGTTAGCCACTGCTGGACGGACCAGAGCTGCAG acagcgCTTGAAAAGCTTTACATCGAAATGCTGGGATGCGGAGAGTGCGACGTGCGGGGAATATGACGATGGAAATGAGGAGTGCGTTTGGCAGATGGAACCAGCTCTCCTTCTCAGCGGAGAGGCCGAGTGCAGAACGGCATTCCTCGCGTTGATGGGCACCCCACTTCAGTACCCGTGTACCTGCACGGGCTTGAACTCCCGCGAGCGGCAGAGATGCGACACCGTCAGTAATGTACTCCAAAATCGCTCACGCTTCA cGGGACTCTGGCCAACATTGGTGGATTCTAACAAAACCTTTGACACTGGGGAATCGAAGTCTGATGGACACACCTGGGTGACTG GCCACCTCCTTTACGGGCTGATATACTTGGCCCTCATTGTAATCGTCATTTTAGTGACCACTGGGATTCTCTGTAAATCTGG TGTGCTGAGGAAAAAAGGCCAAACCCAGTTTCACCCCCAGGGGAAACCAACATGTGTGGCTATTCTCTGA
- the LOC130405225 gene encoding 3-hydroxy-3-methylglutaryl-CoA lyase, cytoplasmic-like: MGNVPTTVKHCLSHEQLARDYPWLKRWLVEEKSLGAHEYPEFVKIVEVGPRDGLQNEKEIVPTEVKVQLIDRLSDTGLSVIEATSFVSSKWVPQMADHTEVLQGIRKSPNVHYPVLTPNMHGFQNALAAGATEVAVFGSASETFSRKNINCSIDESMLRFEEVLNAAKDQQIPVRGYVSCALGCPHEGPIDPSKVTEVAKRLYEMGCYEVSLGDTVGVGTPGSMAAMLRSVTREVPCRALAVHCHDTYGQALANILTALQMGVCVVDSAVAGLGGCPYAQGSSGNVSTEDVLYMLHGMGIQTGVDLSKVITVGDFICHSLNRKTNSRVAQARGSQL, translated from the exons ATGGGCAACGTACCCACGACAGTGAAACACTGTCTGAGCCACGAGCAACTCGCTCGGGACTACCCGTGGCTGAAGCGGTGGCTCGTTGAAGAGAAG AGTCTTGGAGCGCACGAGTACCCAGAGTTTGTTAAAATCGTTGAGGTCGGGCCAAGAGATGGGCTTCAAAATGAAAAG GAGATTGTTCCGACGGAGGTCAAAGTCCAGCTGATAGACAGGCTCTCAGACACGGGGCTGTCTGTAATCGAGGCCACCAGCTTTGTGTCTTCAAAGTGGGTACCCCAG ATGGCCGACCACACTGAAGTTCTGCAAGGAATCAGAAAGTCGCCGAACGTTCACTATCCCGTTTTGACGCCCAACATGCACGGCTTCCAAAACGCG CTTGCGGCGGGTGCTACCGAAGTAGCGGTGTTCGGGTCGGCCTCAGAGACGTTCAGTAGGAAAAACATCAACTGCTCCATTGATGAGAGCATGCTGAGGTTTGAGGAAGTCCTCAACGCCGCCAAAGACCAGCAAATCCCAGTGCGCGG ATATGTTTCCTGTGCCCTCGGATGCCCTCATGAGGGACCAATCGACCCTTCTAAAGTTACAGAG GTGGCGAAGAGGCTGTACGAGATGGGCTGCTACGAGGTCTCCCTGGGGGACACCGTCGGGGTGGGGACCCCGGGCTCCATGGCCGCGATGCTCCGCAGTGTGACCCGGGAGGTGCCCTGCCGCGCCCTGGCCGTCCACTGCCACGACACCTACGGCCAGGCGCTCGCCAACATCCTCACCGCTCTGCAG ATGGGGGTTTGTGTGGTGGACTCGGCAGTAGCAGGCCTGGGGGGATGCCCTTACGCCCAGGGTTCGTCTGGCAACGTGTCAACGGAGGACGTGCTCTACATGCTCCACGGCATGGGCATTCAGACG GGAGTGGACCTCTCCAAAGTGATCACAGTGGGGGACTTCATCTGTCACTCGCTCAACCGCAAGACAAACTCCAGGGTCGCGCAAGCACGAGGATCGCAGCTGTGA